A DNA window from Schistocerca gregaria isolate iqSchGreg1 chromosome 2, iqSchGreg1.2, whole genome shotgun sequence contains the following coding sequences:
- the LOC126336860 gene encoding uncharacterized protein LOC126336860 → MFEPRATCECSEAQMELIQALERRDLSAFRELLARPDVDPDHWYGRPYKGTCLMIACSEPGAEPFVVELIKAGASRHCYPRHSTASAPRPSTLSLHSHNGNYSHTERGFLSPDSPHRAFPYDTEHVFHQRLRNLSSEIDNVRYQNEKILQEQENLGSRQNLLRESVEKAITNTKEELQKNETHFDVFQQKLNEFADLLSKLEETEHQNNMLLNQILETLKKNIPE, encoded by the exons ATGTTCGAGCCTCGGGCAACGTGCGAGTGCTCGGAGGCGCAAATGGAGCTGATACAGGCTCTGGAGCGGCGGGACCTGTCCGCCTTCCGCGAGCTACTGGCCCGGCCTGACGTCGACCCAGACCACTGGTACGGCCGGCCCTACAAGGGCACCTGCCTCATGATCGCCTGCTCCGAGCCGGGCGCGGAGCCCTTCGTCGTCGAGCTCATCAAGGCCGGCGCCAGCCGCCACTGCTACCCCCGCCACAGCACCGCGTCGGCGCCGCGGCCGTCAACCTTGTCCCTGCATTCG CATAATGGAAACTACAGCCATACAGAGAGAGGTTTTCTCTCTCCTGACAGCCCACACAGAGCATTTCCATATGACACGGAACACGTATTTCACCAAAGACTACGCAACCTTTCATCAGAGATTGACAATGTAAGatatcaaaatgagaaaattcttcAGGAGCAAGAAAATCTGGGAAGCAGGCAAAACTTATTGAGAGAGAGTGTGGAAAAAGCTATCACCAACACAAAAGAAGAACTTCAAAAAAATGAAACTCATTTTGATgtctttcaacagaaactaaatgaATTTGCAGATCTTTTGAGTAAACTTGAAGAGACTGAGCACCAAAATAACATGTTGCTAAATCAAATACTAGAAACTCTAAAGAAGAACATACCTGAATGA